One Hordeum vulgare subsp. vulgare chromosome 4H, MorexV3_pseudomolecules_assembly, whole genome shotgun sequence DNA window includes the following coding sequences:
- the LOC123449203 gene encoding type IV inositol polyphosphate 5-phosphatase 9: MLENQSQAEVLWPRLVANKLFRKPSGSHAFVADFPAVAGAAEEEFDGCSPDADAQRCVKRARPQQRNKTLKYRLFASTWNVGGVAPPDDLDLSEWLDTTNGTYDIYVLGFQEVVPLRARNVLGADKNRIGMRWNELVRAALNRSSPSPSPGATGGGEKQKVHPVRDGAGGLQSRDFRCVVSKQMVGILLTVWVRGDLRRFVRRPSVSCVGCGVMGCLGNKGAVSVRFWLRDTSFCFVCCHLASGGREGDEAHRNADAAEILRRTSFPRRHCSSSSSPSLASPHKILDHDRVILLGDLNYRISLPEAKTRLLVERHDWKTLLDNDQLRGEVSSEGGTFQGWNEGAITFSPTYKYHRNSDAYYGCAQLGKKGDKLKRRAPAWCDRVLWRGAGLKQTRYDRCESRLSDHRPVRAAFAVEVDAPWNLNSLRSFFLSERFDDRAKSPAGGLFLLREDDHTTTSARYAEDV, from the exons ATGCTGGAGAATCAGAGCCAAGCGGAG GTTCTCTGGCCGAGGCTGGTGGCCAACAAGCTCTTCAGGAAACCATCCGGGAGCCACGCCTTCGTCGCCGACTTCCCGGCGGTCGCcggcgccgcggaggaggagttcGACGGGTGCAGCCCCGACGCCGACGCGCAGCGGTGCGTCAAGCGGGCGCGGCCGCAGCAGCGGAACAAGACGCTCAAGTACAG GCTGTTCGCGAGCACGTGGAACGTCGGCGGCGTGGCGCCACCGGACGACCTCGACCTGTCCGAGTGGCTCGACACCACGAACGGCACCTACGACATCTACGTCCTCGG ATTTCAGGAGGTGGTGCCGCTGAGAGCGCGGAACGTGCTGGGCGCGGACAAGAACCGCATCGGCATGCGGTGGAACGAGCTCGTTCGGGCCGCGCTGAACCGGTCGTCGCCCTCGCCTTCGCCGGGCGCCACCGGGGGAGGTGAGAAGCAGAAGGTGCATCCGGTGAGGGACGGTGCCGGCGGCCTGCAGTCGCGCGACTTCCGGTGCGTGGTGAGCAAGCAGATGGTTGGCATCCTGCTCACCGTCTGGGTCCGCGGCGACCTCCGCCGCTTCGTCCGCCGCCCCAGCGTCTCCTGCGTCGGCTGCGGCGTCATGGGCTGCCTCGGCAACAAG GGTGCCGTGTCCGTGAGGTTTTGGCTGCGTGACACGAGCTTCTGCTTCGTGTGCTGCCACCTCGCGTCCGGCGGCAGGGAGGGCGACGAGGCCCACCGCAACGCCGACGCCGCGGAGATCCTCCGGCGGACGAGCTTCCCGCGGCGccactgctcctcctcctcctccccgtcgCTCGCCTCGCCCCACAAGATTCTAGATCACGA CCGGGTGATCCTGCTTGGGGACCTCAACTATCGGATCTCCCTGCCCGAGGCCAAGACCAGGTTGCTGGTGGAGAGGCACGACTGGAAGACCCTCCTGGACAACGACCAG CTGCGGGGCGAGGTGTCGTCGGAAGGAGGGACGTTCCAGGGGTGGAACGAGGGGGCGATCACGTTCTCGCCGACGTACAAGTACCACCGGAACTCGGACGCCTACTACGGCTGCGCCCAGCTGGGCAAGAAGGGCGACAAGCTGAAGCGGCGAGCGCCGGCGTGGTGCGACCGCGTGCTGTGGCGCGGCGCCGGCCTGAAGCAGACCAGGTACGACCGGTGCGAGTCGCGGCTGTCGGACCACCGCCCCGTGCGCGCCGCCTTCGCCGTCGAGGTGGACGCGCCGTGGAACCTCAACTCCCTCCGGAGCTTCTTCCTTTCCGAGAGGTTCGACGACCGGGCCAAGAGCCCGGCCGGCGGCCTGTTCCTGCTCCGGGAGGACGACCACACCACCACCAGCGCGAGATATGCTGAGGATGTTTGA